The following proteins are encoded in a genomic region of Haloarcula marina:
- a CDS encoding VanZ family protein, which translates to MSVRLPLLPRWLRWGAVAAVGAFIFYASILTVPPETVVDTAKPELLPLDKWRHFVAYATLAATVVYATADRDGRLRWVGLLLAGVALYGIGIEFGQSFLPSRYFSLGDAYANALGAVLVSPWFLLRRHVEFRPVRAWLPDAVTHSS; encoded by the coding sequence ATGTCAGTTCGTCTCCCGCTCTTGCCTCGCTGGCTCCGCTGGGGGGCCGTCGCCGCCGTCGGTGCGTTCATCTTCTACGCATCTATTCTCACTGTACCACCTGAGACCGTAGTCGACACGGCGAAGCCCGAATTACTCCCGCTGGACAAGTGGCGGCACTTCGTTGCCTACGCGACGCTCGCCGCGACGGTGGTGTACGCGACTGCCGACCGAGACGGCCGCTTGCGCTGGGTCGGCCTCTTGCTCGCGGGCGTGGCGCTGTACGGCATCGGTATCGAGTTCGGCCAGTCGTTCCTCCCCAGTCGGTATTTCTCGCTCGGTGACGCGTACGCGAACGCCCTCGGGGCGGTGCTGGTGTCGCCGTGGTTCCTCCTCCGGCGACACGTCGAGTTCCGCCCGGTTCGAGCGTGGCTTCCCGATGCCGTCACTCACTCCTCGTGA
- a CDS encoding antibiotic biosynthesis monooxygenase has translation MAYMHVKATVDDVDEWRADFEGYHSRRAEYGGQRYQLFQSTDSPNDIVVLIEFDEEANARAWNDYLVDEGELTEPQMRDVEISYLDLTDQKTLSPV, from the coding sequence ATGGCGTACATGCACGTGAAAGCGACCGTGGACGACGTCGACGAGTGGCGGGCCGACTTCGAGGGGTATCACTCTCGCCGGGCCGAATACGGCGGGCAGCGGTATCAGCTCTTTCAGTCCACCGATAGCCCGAACGATATCGTCGTCCTCATCGAGTTCGACGAGGAAGCGAACGCTCGCGCCTGGAACGACTATCTCGTCGACGAAGGCGAGTTGACCGAGCCCCAGATGCGCGACGTCGAAATCTCGTATCTCGACCTGACAGACCAGAAGACGCTCTCTCCGGTCTGA
- a CDS encoding CBS domain-containing protein: MTNDQTLVEDIMTTPLVTIRPDASIVEAAATMRDKDISALLVTTAPASIITSTDILDAVAKEQNTAELVVSDLMTESVETVPPDLPLGETAAMMTNFGINHLPVVDDDYVGMVSSSDITKQLH, translated from the coding sequence ATGACCAACGACCAAACGCTCGTCGAAGACATCATGACGACGCCGCTCGTGACGATACGGCCCGACGCCTCCATCGTCGAGGCGGCGGCGACAATGCGCGATAAGGACATCAGCGCGCTGCTCGTGACCACCGCCCCGGCATCGATTATCACCAGCACGGACATCCTCGATGCCGTCGCGAAGGAGCAGAACACCGCCGAACTGGTCGTCTCGGACCTGATGACCGAGTCCGTCGAAACCGTCCCGCCGGACCTCCCGCTGGGCGAGACGGCGGCGATGATGACCAACTTCGGCATCAACCACCTCCCCGTGGTCGACGACGACTACGTCGGGATGGTCTCCTCCTCGGACATCACGAAGCAGTTACACTGA
- the arcS gene encoding archaeosine synthase subunit alpha: protein MTDYFEVHERDGAARLGELRLAESVTTPALVDDVDADTPGDVHRLLDDAGSLWPREREAPAGDDSAVTILPHRGLPAGTPDEVAEAFADAPADVDFPSGAVVSPDTATDHAADVTVLAGAPGYVGHAAAFVDAVTTVRAAVPADTALYLPGVATPRNVATLVYAGVDLVDPHRAVIRGTEGRYLTTDEAYFLEDLDELPCSCPACQVPREEFSREDCVEHNVNALAAELRRVRRRIRDGRLRDYIEGQARQDNWLTATFRRLDQQYGYMEERTPLIRRAQIAAASEDAIRRVEIQRFAERVTERYVPRFDDRPLVIVPCSARKPYSDSQSHKQYHDAIQWRAHVVSMTSPIGVVPQELELTYPAQHYDSVVTGRWTANEIEFVSRVLERYLEDADYPEVIAHVPGEGYRDICENVAESLDMDFTYTVRDHPTTADSLGNLAAELEGWDTYRKSTREHNTIRAIADYQFGAGAGDEMFPDIGTQGRYPQLRADDADGEQLAALAQQYGVLSLTNAGARRWVESDVPTKTVDIEPFVPHGSVLAPGITDASDDIRVGDEVVVRGDAAFGVGRAEMSGPEMRSSTRGIAVQMRHVDER, encoded by the coding sequence ATGACCGACTATTTCGAGGTCCACGAGCGCGACGGGGCCGCGCGACTTGGCGAGTTGCGCCTCGCCGAGTCCGTCACGACGCCGGCGCTTGTCGACGACGTGGACGCCGATACGCCCGGAGACGTGCATCGTCTCCTCGACGACGCGGGGAGTCTGTGGCCCCGAGAGCGCGAGGCACCTGCGGGGGACGATTCGGCGGTGACGATTCTCCCCCACCGCGGGCTTCCCGCGGGGACGCCCGACGAAGTCGCCGAGGCGTTCGCCGACGCGCCCGCCGACGTGGACTTTCCCAGCGGGGCCGTCGTCTCGCCGGACACCGCCACCGACCACGCCGCCGACGTGACCGTCCTCGCGGGCGCGCCGGGGTACGTCGGCCACGCCGCCGCGTTCGTCGACGCCGTGACGACCGTTCGGGCGGCCGTCCCCGCCGACACCGCCCTGTATCTGCCGGGCGTCGCCACGCCCCGGAACGTCGCGACGCTCGTCTACGCGGGCGTGGACCTCGTCGACCCCCACCGGGCCGTGATTCGCGGCACCGAGGGTCGGTACCTGACGACCGACGAGGCGTACTTCCTCGAAGACTTGGACGAACTCCCCTGCTCGTGTCCGGCGTGTCAGGTCCCGCGCGAGGAGTTCTCTCGGGAGGACTGCGTCGAACACAACGTCAACGCGCTGGCGGCGGAACTCCGACGGGTCCGCCGCCGCATCCGCGACGGCCGCCTGCGCGACTACATCGAAGGGCAGGCCCGACAGGACAACTGGCTCACCGCGACGTTCCGCCGACTCGACCAGCAGTACGGCTACATGGAGGAGCGCACACCGCTCATCCGCCGCGCGCAGATAGCCGCCGCGAGTGAGGACGCCATCCGCCGCGTCGAGATTCAGCGCTTCGCCGAACGCGTCACCGAGCGCTACGTGCCCCGGTTCGACGACCGGCCGCTGGTCATCGTCCCCTGCTCCGCTCGGAAACCCTACAGCGACTCCCAGAGCCACAAACAGTACCACGACGCCATCCAGTGGCGCGCCCACGTCGTCTCGATGACCTCGCCCATCGGCGTCGTCCCGCAGGAACTCGAACTCACCTACCCCGCCCAGCACTACGACTCCGTCGTGACCGGCCGGTGGACGGCCAACGAAATCGAGTTCGTCTCACGGGTGCTCGAACGCTACCTCGAAGACGCCGACTACCCCGAGGTCATCGCCCACGTCCCCGGCGAGGGCTACCGGGACATCTGCGAGAACGTCGCCGAGTCGCTCGATATGGACTTCACCTACACCGTCCGCGACCACCCGACGACGGCCGATTCGCTGGGCAATCTCGCCGCCGAACTAGAGGGATGGGACACCTACCGGAAGTCCACCCGTGAGCACAACACTATCCGCGCCATCGCCGACTACCAGTTCGGGGCGGGTGCGGGCGACGAGATGTTCCCGGACATCGGCACGCAGGGTCGGTACCCGCAGTTACGGGCCGACGACGCCGACGGCGAGCAACTCGCCGCCCTCGCCCAGCAGTACGGTGTCCTCTCGCTGACCAACGCGGGCGCGCGCCGCTGGGTCGAGAGCGACGTGCCCACCAAGACAGTCGACATCGAACCGTTCGTCCCCCACGGGTCGGTGCTCGCGCCCGGTATCACGGACGCCAGCGACGACATCCGCGTCGGCGACGAGGTGGTCGTGCGGGGCGACGCCGCCTTCGGCGTGGGCCGCGCGGAGATGAGCGGTCCGGAGATGCGCTCCTCGACGCGGGGCATCGCAGTCCAGATGCGCCACGTCGACGAGCGGTAG
- a CDS encoding class I SAM-dependent methyltransferase produces the protein MKKSLDEHADRFSDHAADYDESQDSPEYRACADFVVAHADPREDEVVLDVGTGTGAIAFGVADAAREVIGRDISEGMLDEAREKARARGVENVSVGEGRFRDPQVPEGVDVDVVTSNFAMHHLGDEEKREAIDALAGLEPRRIVLGDVMFFGEPNPEDPFYSPEVDDPATVGVLVDAFTDAGYAVTAVEMVSEQVGVLVADRQAPSV, from the coding sequence ATGAAGAAATCACTCGACGAACACGCCGACCGATTTTCGGACCACGCCGCCGACTACGACGAGAGCCAAGACTCGCCGGAGTACCGGGCCTGTGCGGACTTCGTCGTCGCCCACGCCGACCCGCGCGAGGACGAGGTGGTCCTCGACGTGGGAACCGGGACGGGTGCTATCGCCTTCGGCGTCGCCGACGCCGCCCGCGAGGTCATCGGTCGGGACATCAGCGAGGGGATGCTCGACGAAGCGCGGGAGAAAGCCAGAGCGCGCGGCGTCGAGAACGTCTCCGTCGGCGAGGGACGGTTCCGCGACCCGCAGGTCCCCGAAGGCGTCGACGTGGATGTCGTCACCTCGAACTTCGCGATGCATCACCTGGGCGACGAGGAGAAGCGCGAGGCCATCGACGCCCTCGCCGGACTGGAACCCCGGCGCATCGTCCTCGGTGACGTGATGTTCTTTGGCGAACCGAACCCCGAGGACCCTTTCTACAGCCCCGAAGTCGACGACCCGGCGACGGTCGGCGTCCTCGTCGACGCCTTTACCGACGCCGGGTACGCCGTCACGGCCGTCGAGATGGTGTCCGAACAGGTCGGCGTCCTCGTCGCGGACCGGCAGGCGCCGTCAGTGTAA
- a CDS encoding NUDIX hydrolase, translating to MSEDLDWETLDAEIAYTCPGFDVVHEDVRLPDGTETDFDFLREGDSVVVLPVTADGEVVVIEEWRQAVKRVNRGLPAGSMEAEDDDPAAAVDRELREETGYEAEEVRHLYTAEPANGYADSVFHYFLAEGCEPSATQELDFNESIRVETTTFDDLLADVRSGEVRDGRSVVGIMYYALFER from the coding sequence ATGTCCGAGGACCTCGACTGGGAGACGCTCGACGCCGAAATCGCCTACACGTGTCCGGGGTTCGACGTTGTCCACGAGGACGTGCGCCTGCCCGACGGCACGGAGACGGATTTCGACTTCCTGCGAGAGGGCGACAGCGTGGTCGTCCTGCCAGTCACCGCCGACGGCGAGGTGGTCGTCATCGAGGAGTGGCGACAGGCGGTCAAGCGCGTCAATCGGGGGCTGCCCGCCGGGAGTATGGAGGCCGAGGACGACGACCCGGCGGCCGCCGTGGACCGGGAACTCCGCGAGGAGACGGGCTACGAGGCCGAGGAGGTCCGGCATCTCTACACGGCGGAACCCGCGAACGGGTACGCCGACTCGGTGTTCCACTACTTCCTCGCGGAGGGGTGTGAACCGTCGGCGACGCAGGAACTGGACTTCAACGAGTCCATCCGCGTCGAGACGACGACGTTCGACGACCTCCTCGCGGACGTTCGGTCGGGGGAGGTCCGCGACGGACGCTCCGTCGTCGGCATCATGTACTACGCGCTGTTCGAGCGCTAG
- the tgtA gene encoding tRNA guanosine(15) transglycosylase TgtA: MTNFEVRAYDAAGRLGELDVPRAGVTVETPTILPVVNPHVQTVDPSALESEFGAEILITNSYILHGSEDLREPALERGLHDLLDFEGAIMTDSGSFQLAEYGEISVTTEEILQFQHDIGSDIGTPVDIPTPPDVDRSQAEDELATTQERLEIAAGVDTGEMLVTAPVQGSTYPDLREQAGAHAKATGLDVFPLGAVVPLMNEYRYADLANVVSACKRGLGEAGPVHLFGAGHPMMFAMAAALGCDLFDSAAYALYARDDRYLTVRGTELLDDLDYFPCECPVCTEHTPSELRTMGEDAREDLLARHNLYVTYGEIRRVRQAIRGGNLLELVEVRARGHPAMTDGYRALLDHAEQLERTDRVSKDAFFHTSAESARRPEILRHQSRLDRFEITGDTVLLTEGGSNDRYDETWGVRPPFGPYPRELGDTYPLTAEVPDRLHRDAYEAAADGVARLVDCHPDVAFTLVHDDWPASALDRVPETVDLRDLHARE; encoded by the coding sequence ATGACGAACTTCGAGGTCCGTGCCTACGACGCCGCGGGCCGACTGGGCGAACTGGACGTCCCCCGGGCCGGCGTCACCGTCGAGACGCCGACCATCCTCCCGGTGGTCAACCCGCACGTCCAGACGGTCGACCCCTCGGCGCTCGAATCCGAGTTCGGCGCGGAGATACTCATCACGAACAGCTACATCCTCCACGGTTCAGAGGACCTGCGCGAACCAGCCCTCGAACGGGGCCTGCACGACCTGCTGGACTTCGAAGGGGCCATCATGACCGACTCGGGGTCGTTCCAACTCGCCGAGTACGGCGAGATATCCGTGACCACCGAGGAGATTCTGCAGTTCCAGCACGACATCGGGTCGGACATCGGGACGCCCGTCGACATCCCGACACCGCCGGACGTGGACCGCTCGCAGGCAGAAGACGAACTCGCGACCACACAGGAGCGCCTCGAAATCGCCGCGGGCGTCGACACCGGCGAGATGCTGGTCACCGCGCCGGTGCAGGGGTCGACGTATCCGGACCTCCGCGAGCAGGCGGGGGCACACGCGAAGGCGACGGGACTGGACGTGTTCCCCCTCGGCGCAGTCGTCCCCCTGATGAACGAGTACCGCTACGCCGACCTCGCAAACGTCGTCAGCGCGTGTAAACGCGGCCTCGGCGAGGCGGGGCCGGTCCACCTGTTCGGCGCGGGCCACCCGATGATGTTCGCGATGGCGGCGGCGCTGGGGTGTGACCTGTTCGACTCCGCCGCGTACGCGCTGTACGCCCGCGACGACCGCTATCTCACCGTCCGCGGGACGGAACTGCTCGACGACCTCGACTACTTCCCGTGTGAGTGTCCGGTCTGTACCGAGCATACGCCGTCGGAACTCCGCACGATGGGCGAGGACGCCCGCGAGGACTTGCTGGCCCGGCACAATCTCTACGTCACCTACGGCGAAATTCGCCGCGTCAGGCAGGCCATCCGCGGCGGGAACCTCCTCGAACTGGTCGAGGTGCGCGCCCGGGGCCACCCGGCGATGACCGACGGCTACCGGGCGCTGTTGGACCACGCCGAGCAACTCGAACGGACCGACCGCGTCTCGAAGGACGCCTTCTTCCACACCTCCGCCGAGAGCGCGCGCCGCCCCGAAATCCTGCGCCACCAGTCGCGTCTCGACCGCTTCGAGATTACCGGTGACACCGTCTTGCTGACCGAGGGCGGGTCCAACGACCGCTACGACGAGACGTGGGGCGTCCGGCCGCCCTTCGGCCCGTATCCGCGCGAACTCGGCGACACGTACCCGCTCACCGCCGAGGTACCGGACCGACTGCACCGCGACGCCTACGAGGCGGCCGCCGACGGCGTGGCCCGCCTCGTCGACTGTCACCCCGACGTGGCGTTCACGCTGGTCCACGACGACTGGCCCGCGTCGGCCCTCGACCGGGTTCCCGAGACCGTCGACTTGCGGGACCTGCACGCGCGGGAGTAG